A window of Octopus sinensis linkage group LG29, ASM634580v1, whole genome shotgun sequence contains these coding sequences:
- the LOC115226000 gene encoding uncharacterized protein LOC115226000, giving the protein MDLKLDNSTLNFHWSEKEVYWASFSHKSKLETDEHLFYKGFLNGKGARQGERCLVRVKKDACGEQSYWRSYFDILSLEQQITDLFNKSVLNDDYLVVIRPHLAQIDSVSSLNRMCARNGPKEFGQEEFVVVEEFQSEDGGGAGWQRFSDMVGTCSGSGGGNNNGGACIDNNNPGAPSSRLLSILDALSHFSFVVMHGEMILCDFRGEVRDRTCCLSCPTVHSRKHEFREWGDEGVCGIKTFMAKHKCNKFCLKFACNSDNLLLTDPIEKLP; this is encoded by the coding sequence ATGGACCTAAAACTTGACAACAGCACTCTGAACTTTCACTGGTCAGAGAAAGAGGTGTACTGGGCAAGCTTCAGCCACAAATCAAAGTTGGAGACTGATGAGCATCTTTTCTACAAGGGCTTCCTCAACGGGAAGGGCGCGCGCCAGGGGGAGCGTTGCCTGGTGCGCGTGAAGAAGGACGCATGCGGGGAACAGAGTTATTGGAGGAGTTATTTCGACATCCTTAGTCTAGAGCAACAGATCACCGACCTCTTTAACAAATCTGTGCTCAACGATGACTACCTGGTGGTTATCCGACCCCACCTTGCACAGATCGACAGCGTATCGAGTCTGAACCGAATGTGCGCACGCAACGGGCCGAAAGAATTTGGCCAAGAGGAATTTGTTGTCGTCGAGGAATTCCAGTCGGAGGATGGAGGCGGTGCAGGCTGGCAGCGGTTCTCCGATATGGTCGGCACCTGCtccggcagcggcggcggcaacaACAACGGTGGCGCCTGCATCGACAACAACAATCCCGGAGCTCCCAGCAGCCGCCTCCTCTCCATCCTCGACGCCCTCTCCCACTTCAGCTTCGTCGTGATGCACGGCGAGATGATTCTTTGCGACTTCCGTGGGGAGGTGCGCGACCGAACCTGTTGCCTCTCCTGTCCAACTGTCCACTCCCGCAAACATGAATTCAGAGAATGGGGTGACGAGGGGGTCTGTGGAATTAAGACATTCATGGCGAAACACAAATGCAATAAATTCTGCCTGAAGTTTGCCTGTAATTCCGACAACTTGCTCCTGACTGATCCAATTGAGAAACTTCCTTAA